The following proteins are co-located in the Rippkaea orientalis PCC 8801 genome:
- a CDS encoding AAA family ATPase: MRVKKITVNKLFGIFDHEISLNMSDRITILHGKNGVGKTTVLRLINGFFNSKYSELRSIPFEKLTIFFDNDTHLVIFPTKKEDTIRKNINFSLLENATNKKLKFFEYESKAKYLGSERNFPISMIDELIPNLERIHPRRWLYLPSGELLNLDDIVERFSEYLPPLKELQSNQPEWLDNIKNSICVRFIESQRLLNIADDISSSKLRRLELQQKLKLPSVVSYAEDLAENIQNKLAEYGKLSQLLDRTFPSRVFQQPSSIQLTDDELKSKLNELENKRNSLINAGLLSKDKDPNFQVEDNIDDSTRKLLSVYVEDIENKLNIFTEIAQKNEVFKRIINQKFSYKQINIDQEKGFIFTTEKGENLSPTDLSSGEQHELVMLYELLFKVKPNSLILIDEPELSLHVEWKIQFLKDLQEITKLTNIDIIIATHSPSLINDRWDLTVELKR, translated from the coding sequence ATGAGAGTAAAAAAAATTACAGTAAATAAACTTTTTGGGATTTTTGATCACGAAATATCTCTAAATATGTCAGATCGCATTACGATCCTTCATGGTAAAAATGGCGTAGGCAAAACTACAGTATTAAGATTGATTAATGGATTTTTTAATTCCAAGTATTCAGAACTAAGATCAATTCCTTTTGAAAAATTAACGATATTTTTTGATAATGATACACATCTTGTTATTTTTCCCACAAAAAAGGAAGATACAATAAGAAAAAATATCAATTTTTCTTTATTAGAAAATGCCACCAATAAAAAGCTTAAGTTTTTTGAATATGAATCAAAAGCAAAGTATTTAGGTTCTGAAAGAAACTTTCCCATCAGTATGATTGATGAGTTAATCCCTAATCTTGAAAGAATACATCCTAGAAGATGGTTATATTTACCCAGTGGTGAATTATTAAATCTAGATGATATTGTAGAACGTTTTTCTGAATATCTACCACCTTTAAAAGAACTTCAAAGTAATCAACCAGAATGGTTAGATAATATTAAAAATTCTATATGTGTAAGATTTATTGAGTCTCAACGTTTATTAAACATAGCTGATGATATTAGTTCTAGTAAGTTACGGAGATTGGAGTTACAACAAAAACTCAAACTTCCCTCAGTAGTAAGCTATGCTGAAGACTTAGCAGAAAATATACAAAATAAACTAGCAGAATATGGTAAATTATCTCAATTATTAGATAGGACTTTTCCTTCTAGGGTATTTCAACAACCTTCATCAATTCAATTGACTGATGATGAATTAAAATCTAAACTTAATGAATTAGAAAATAAACGTAACAGTTTAATTAATGCAGGATTACTCAGTAAAGACAAAGATCCTAACTTTCAAGTAGAAGATAATATTGATGATAGCACAAGAAAATTATTATCTGTTTATGTTGAAGATATAGAAAATAAGTTAAATATATTTACAGAGATAGCACAAAAAAATGAAGTTTTTAAAAGAATCATAAATCAAAAGTTTTCTTATAAACAAATTAATATTGATCAAGAAAAAGGCTTTATTTTTACTACTGAAAAGGGAGAAAATCTTTCCCCCACTGATTTATCATCAGGAGAACAACATGAATTAGTTATGTTATATGAATTGTTATTTAAAGTTAAACCCAATTCACTTATTTTAATTGATGAACCAGAATTATCTCTTCATGTAGAGTGGAAAATACAATTTTTAAAAGACTTACAAGAGATTACAAAATTAACTAATATTGATATTATTATCGCTACCCATTCACCCAGTTTAATTAATGATCGTTGGGATTTAACCGTTGAATTAAAACGTTGA
- a CDS encoding DUF4435 domain-containing protein: MQEYLNANFFANQIRMRRSSYEGTFIIVEGRYDRLVYGNIFNEEKCDFTVSYGKEKAIDIIKILNKDNLDGVLAIVDADFSRLEENHESLLNVLLTDEHDLETMMIKSPAFDKLMKERGGEQKIQKFTQDIRNHLLKTGKNIGYLRWISLQNNLALKFEGLNYSKFVNNETLLIDDIIKFIKTVKDHSQKPNLDEINIKQKIEKLENNNHDLWQICCGHDLICILSIGLCKKWGSWDTNKVKPEDLERELRLAYEKDFFTTTELYQLIQHWENNNSPYKILYLDGNKTEIYQAVTNHVQQNSSNS; this comes from the coding sequence ATGCAAGAATATCTTAATGCTAATTTTTTTGCTAATCAAATTCGGATGCGACGCAGTAGTTATGAAGGAACATTTATCATTGTCGAAGGTCGTTATGATAGGCTAGTTTATGGAAATATTTTTAATGAAGAAAAATGTGATTTTACCGTTTCTTACGGTAAAGAAAAGGCAATAGATATCATAAAAATACTCAATAAAGATAACTTGGACGGAGTTTTAGCAATTGTAGATGCAGATTTTTCTAGATTAGAAGAAAACCATGAATCATTACTTAATGTCTTATTAACTGATGAACATGACTTAGAAACAATGATGATTAAATCCCCTGCATTTGATAAATTAATGAAGGAACGAGGAGGTGAACAAAAAATACAAAAATTTACTCAAGACATCCGTAATCACTTATTAAAAACAGGTAAAAATATAGGTTATTTAAGATGGATATCTTTGCAAAATAATCTAGCACTTAAATTTGAAGGCTTAAATTATAGTAAATTTGTTAATAATGAAACCTTGTTGATAGATGATATAATAAAATTCATAAAAACAGTTAAAGATCATTCACAGAAACCTAATTTAGATGAAATTAATATCAAACAAAAGATAGAAAAACTAGAAAATAATAATCATGATCTTTGGCAAATTTGTTGTGGACATGATTTAATTTGTATTTTGTCCATTGGTTTATGTAAAAAATGGGGGTCATGGGATACTAATAAGGTTAAACCAGAAGACTTGGAAAGAGAGTTAAGACTTGCCTATGAAAAAGATTTTTTTACAACTACAGAACTTTATCAATTAATTCAGCATTGGGAAAATAATAATAGTCCCTATAAGATTTTATATTTAGACGGTAATAAAACTGAAATTTATCAAGCAGTTACTAACCATGTACAACAAAATTCAAGTAATTCGTAA
- a CDS encoding substrate-binding periplasmic protein, with the protein MIATVIQSTYVKVSIAQTENKPVKKVFYFGYSTHAYPVSLQDNNFELAQDTFCFELLNYLKDKYPDYDFKEYPTPFGKRLEKEPEKGISLAVGCDAYSITNKRRQYLKSIGSDFSIPYFITGFKYIVRKEQREIKDALINSTKNNLDFKKIGINDKQKIGVIENTTPHNYLENTYTIYNFELFPRRKDVLKALKDDNSKVVAYITDELLLKGILVTDLSLRQKYELIPEKPINVDMMGVIIHNPKFQYDINTWIEQQGRDLMKSLDNKLDFELKSRQNYAKIVLLLISIFLAIIFTIIVLDLKYKLWTNQAQKNSNKLPQTPSNPTISTIINIGDKPMNYHDQSQQLSIGGNVSDSSINQLTNASITQNSNNHKFLREVSKLEDLIKNETSLESEVKDEVLEKIEHLKEASQNPEKEEMKEKAQRALKVLPLITGGLKTTNEIVDQISKLIAHFPHSF; encoded by the coding sequence ATGATAGCAACAGTGATACAGTCAACTTATGTTAAAGTTAGTATTGCTCAAACAGAAAATAAACCTGTTAAAAAAGTTTTCTATTTTGGTTACTCTACTCATGCTTATCCAGTAAGTTTACAAGACAATAACTTTGAGTTAGCACAAGACACATTTTGCTTTGAATTATTAAACTATCTAAAAGACAAATATCCTGATTATGATTTTAAAGAATATCCAACTCCCTTTGGAAAAAGATTGGAAAAAGAACCAGAAAAGGGAATTAGTTTAGCGGTTGGATGTGATGCTTACTCAATTACCAACAAAAGAAGACAGTACCTAAAAAGTATTGGATCAGACTTTTCTATTCCTTATTTTATCACAGGATTCAAGTATATTGTTAGAAAAGAGCAAAGAGAGATTAAAGATGCTTTAATCAATAGTACAAAAAACAATCTTGATTTTAAGAAAATAGGTATTAATGATAAGCAAAAAATTGGTGTCATCGAAAACACAACACCTCATAACTATTTGGAGAATACCTACACAATTTATAATTTTGAACTGTTTCCTAGAAGAAAAGACGTTCTTAAAGCTTTAAAAGATGACAATTCAAAGGTTGTTGCCTATATTACCGATGAACTCCTTTTAAAAGGAATATTAGTGACAGATCTATCACTACGACAAAAGTATGAACTTATTCCTGAAAAACCAATAAACGTTGATATGATGGGGGTTATTATTCATAATCCAAAGTTTCAGTATGACATCAATACTTGGATTGAGCAACAGGGTAGAGACTTGATGAAAAGTCTTGACAACAAGTTAGATTTTGAGTTAAAATCTAGGCAGAACTATGCAAAAATAGTTTTACTTTTAATCTCTATTTTTCTGGCTATAATCTTCACTATAATTGTCTTAGATCTAAAATATAAATTATGGACTAATCAAGCTCAAAAAAACAGCAATAAACTTCCACAAACCCCCTCAAATCCCACCATAAGTACCATTATCAATATTGGAGATAAACCGATGAATTATCACGATCAAAGTCAACAATTAAGTATTGGTGGAAATGTTAGTGATTCTTCCATCAATCAATTAACAAATGCGAGTATTACTCAAAATTCTAATAATCATAAATTTTTAAGAGAGGTAAGCAAATTAGAAGACTTGATCAAAAATGAAACAAGTTTAGAGTCTGAAGTAAAAGATGAAGTATTAGAAAAAATAGAACACCTTAAAGAAGCTAGTCAAAATCCTGAAAAGGAAGAAATGAAAGAAAAAGCACAAAGAGCCTTAAAAGTTTTACCCTTAATTACAGGAGGTTTAAAAACGACTAATGAGATTGTTGATCAAATTAGTAAATTAATAGCTCATTTTCCACATAGTTTTTAA
- a CDS encoding M23 family metallopeptidase produces MKPVSYRLALTGIGLILSMFCNSMVVAEGEAETRTKFAPHNSDQYIPRTPQPYRGYIWPTQGRMTSGFGIRFGNMHNGIDIAGPMGTPIFAAASGVVIYAGWSPEGYGQLIKLRHPDGSLTFYGHNNRLLVRRGQQVEQGQQISEMGSTGNSTGPHLHFEIHPQGIQAVNPIAFLPEPVGVTNVRTQSSPLGFQDLRN; encoded by the coding sequence ATGAAACCCGTATCCTATCGATTAGCCTTAACAGGTATTGGCTTAATCCTATCCATGTTTTGTAACAGCATGGTTGTGGCCGAAGGAGAAGCAGAAACTCGCACCAAATTTGCTCCTCACAACTCTGACCAATATATCCCTAGAACACCGCAACCCTATCGGGGTTATATTTGGCCAACCCAAGGACGCATGACCTCTGGTTTTGGTATTCGCTTCGGTAATATGCATAATGGAATTGATATTGCAGGTCCGATGGGAACCCCCATTTTTGCTGCTGCTTCTGGGGTCGTCATCTATGCAGGATGGAGTCCTGAAGGGTATGGACAACTCATTAAGCTACGTCATCCAGATGGTAGCCTCACTTTCTATGGCCACAATAACCGACTCTTGGTTCGTCGCGGACAACAGGTGGAACAGGGACAACAAATTTCGGAAATGGGGAGCACAGGGAACAGTACCGGCCCCCATTTGCATTTTGAAATTCATCCCCAAGGCATACAAGCGGTTAACCCTATTGCCTTTTTACCCGAACCCGTTGGGGTAACAAATGTTAGAACTCAATCTTCTCCGTTAGGCTTCCAAGATTTAAGGAATTAG
- a CDS encoding DUF2839 domain-containing protein translates to MGEAKRRQTALGDKYGQEETILPWLPISKRQAETFYQWTTRGAWIGIGIMAALWVTVRFIGPTFGWWDIQ, encoded by the coding sequence ATGGGTGAAGCTAAACGTCGTCAAACAGCCCTAGGAGATAAATACGGCCAGGAAGAAACGATTTTGCCCTGGCTACCCATTAGTAAGCGTCAAGCTGAAACCTTTTATCAGTGGACAACCCGTGGAGCCTGGATTGGAATTGGTATTATGGCTGCTCTTTGGGTTACTGTTCGCTTTATCGGTCCGACTTTTGGATGGTGGGATATCCAATAA
- a CDS encoding dihydrofolate reductase family protein — MTNYVYIATSLDGFIATSNGGLEWLEELPNPEQSDYGYAEFMKSIDAIMMGRNTFEKVLTFAQWVYNKPVFILSNSLTKLPDDILDKAEIIKGDIKKLISQLNQKGYKNLYIDGGQVIQSFLQEDLIDEIIITRVPIILGKGVSLFGEREKPLKFRHQKTQIYNNILVKSHYIRER; from the coding sequence ATGACCAATTATGTGTATATTGCCACCAGTTTAGATGGATTTATTGCTACCAGTAATGGGGGATTAGAATGGTTAGAAGAGTTACCCAACCCTGAACAAAGCGATTATGGATATGCTGAGTTTATGAAGAGTATAGATGCTATTATGATGGGACGAAATACCTTTGAGAAGGTGTTAACTTTTGCTCAATGGGTCTATAATAAACCTGTTTTTATCTTAAGTAATAGCCTAACAAAACTTCCTGACGATATTCTTGATAAAGCTGAAATTATCAAAGGAGATATAAAAAAATTAATCAGTCAGTTGAATCAAAAAGGTTATAAAAATTTATACATTGATGGAGGGCAAGTTATTCAAAGCTTTCTGCAAGAAGATCTGATTGATGAAATAATTATTACCCGTGTACCTATTATTTTAGGAAAGGGCGTTTCTCTATTTGGAGAACGGGAAAAACCGCTTAAATTTAGACATCAAAAAACACAAATCTACAATAATATTTTAGTTAAAAGTCATTATATACGAGAGAGATAA
- a CDS encoding cupin domain-containing protein, translating to MKSFVTYWNPLDLENSDKWEEIEGSNGQLWQLTLAIDSETGDYTRLTKFVNGANTEKFGAKNHNYPEEILILCGRLYDAAFDQWLSAGYYASRPPGEVHGPFIADGECIVLEISYPSQLSTVN from the coding sequence ATGAAATCATTCGTCACCTATTGGAATCCCTTAGACTTAGAAAATAGTGATAAATGGGAAGAAATTGAAGGGTCTAATGGTCAACTCTGGCAATTAACCCTAGCAATAGATTCTGAAACGGGGGATTATACAAGACTAACTAAGTTTGTTAATGGGGCAAATACAGAAAAATTCGGGGCAAAAAATCATAATTATCCCGAAGAAATATTGATTTTATGCGGTCGTCTCTATGATGCTGCCTTTGATCAATGGCTTTCTGCTGGTTACTATGCGAGTCGTCCTCCTGGTGAAGTTCATGGACCTTTTATTGCCGATGGAGAGTGTATTGTTTTAGAAATATCCTATCCCAGTCAATTATCAACGGTTAATTAA
- the dprA gene encoding DNA-processing protein DprA, which yields MNQERAYWLAWSQISGVGPVLLKRLEQQFGSLQTAWMVSKSALGEVEGIGLKSLPKILEQRSQINPLQFLEEHSQKNPNFWTPADADYPHLLKEIASPPAVLYYQGQVNLLENQGITPAIGIVGTRYPTEHGRRWTYSITKALVKHGFTVVSGMAAGIDGVAHESCLEAGGRTLAVLGTGVDMVYPSNHRQLHRNIQQQGLILSEYPAGTPGDRGHFPARNRIIAGLSRAVLVMEAPEKSGALITARYANEFGRDVYTLPNSPDVEQARGCLRLIHQGAEMIVTEGELLEMLGAIPHLDQTAKQLSLFDAPIAKPLPNLAPELLKIFQAIKTEETSFDVIVQTTGLSPGEVSGGLLQLELEGLVNQLPGMRYQRQ from the coding sequence GTGAATCAAGAACGGGCTTATTGGTTAGCGTGGTCACAAATATCAGGGGTCGGACCAGTTTTATTAAAGCGTCTTGAACAACAGTTTGGCAGTTTACAAACTGCTTGGATGGTATCTAAATCAGCGTTAGGTGAAGTTGAAGGAATTGGCTTAAAATCTTTGCCTAAAATCCTAGAACAGCGATCGCAAATTAATCCGCTTCAATTTCTCGAAGAACATTCTCAGAAAAACCCCAATTTTTGGACTCCGGCTGATGCTGACTACCCCCATTTATTAAAAGAAATTGCCAGTCCTCCGGCGGTTTTATATTATCAAGGTCAGGTCAATTTATTAGAAAATCAAGGCATTACTCCGGCTATTGGTATTGTGGGAACTCGTTACCCAACTGAACACGGTCGTCGTTGGACTTATAGTATTACAAAAGCCTTGGTTAAGCATGGCTTTACCGTTGTTTCGGGTATGGCAGCCGGAATTGATGGGGTTGCCCACGAAAGTTGTCTAGAAGCAGGAGGAAGAACCCTTGCCGTTTTGGGAACGGGAGTTGATATGGTGTATCCTTCCAATCATCGTCAATTGCATCGAAATATTCAGCAACAGGGCTTAATTTTGAGTGAATATCCCGCCGGAACCCCAGGCGATCGTGGTCATTTTCCAGCAAGAAATCGCATTATTGCCGGGTTAAGTCGGGCGGTATTAGTGATGGAGGCCCCCGAAAAATCTGGGGCTTTAATTACGGCGCGTTATGCTAATGAATTTGGACGAGATGTTTATACGTTACCCAATTCTCCTGATGTAGAACAGGCAAGGGGATGTTTACGATTAATTCATCAGGGGGCAGAAATGATCGTCACAGAGGGGGAATTATTAGAAATGCTGGGGGCAATTCCTCACCTGGATCAGACGGCTAAACAATTATCTTTATTTGATGCACCGATAGCGAAACCTTTGCCTAATTTAGCCCCAGAGTTATTAAAGATTTTTCAAGCAATTAAGACTGAAGAAACGTCCTTTGATGTGATTGTTCAAACAACTGGTTTATCCCCTGGGGAAGTATCGGGAGGACTCTTACAATTAGAGTTAGAAGGGTTAGTTAATCAATTACCGGGAATGCGTTATCAAAGACAGTAA
- a CDS encoding class I SAM-dependent methyltransferase codes for MTKVNSYFSQVRQEIAPLIPPKVNRVLEIGCGAGTTLKWLKDNHLATYTIGFEISETAANKAHVQCDEVIVGDIENKIDILQKFEKSIDLLLLLDVLEHLKYPSEVLNYCKNLLSEKGVIVASIPNVRSIKVLGPLVFHGQWNYQHSGILDRTHLRFFTKKSSIKLFTNTGYKVEKVMGNGSLRLGDAKTFNGSITAIFNLLTLNTFEEFIANQYLILARPK; via the coding sequence ATGACAAAAGTTAATAGTTATTTCTCACAAGTTAGACAAGAAATTGCTCCCCTTATACCACCCAAAGTTAACAGAGTTCTTGAAATTGGGTGCGGTGCTGGAACAACGCTAAAATGGCTCAAAGACAATCATTTGGCTACCTACACAATAGGTTTTGAGATCAGTGAAACTGCCGCTAATAAAGCCCATGTCCAATGTGATGAAGTGATTGTGGGAGATATTGAAAATAAAATTGATATTCTACAAAAGTTTGAAAAAAGTATTGATTTACTACTTTTACTAGACGTTCTTGAGCATTTAAAATATCCCTCAGAAGTGTTAAATTACTGTAAAAACTTGCTCTCTGAAAAGGGGGTTATTGTTGCAAGTATTCCTAATGTTCGTAGTATTAAAGTTCTGGGTCCATTAGTATTTCATGGTCAATGGAACTATCAACATTCTGGTATTCTGGATCGAACTCATCTTAGATTTTTTACCAAGAAAAGTTCGATAAAATTGTTTACCAATACAGGGTATAAAGTCGAAAAAGTCATGGGAAACGGTTCTTTGCGTCTTGGAGATGCAAAAACTTTTAATGGTTCTATAACAGCAATTTTTAACCTTTTAACCCTAAATACTTTTGAAGAATTTATTGCTAATCAATATCTGATTTTAGCCAGGCCAAAATAA
- a CDS encoding acyl-CoA desaturase gives MTVATSQKLPLDWAIILYMATIHLVALLAFLPSNFSWGAVGVTLFLYWVTGALGITLGFHRLVTHRSFQAPKWLEYFLVFCGTLACQGGPIQWVGLHRIHHKYSDTQNDPHNSNLGFWWSHLGWMLHKIPADNDVPRYTQDIAEDPFYQFCQKYMILIQVALGLLLYVLGGWSFVIWGIFVRLVMVFHFTWFVNSATHKFGYQSHESDDHSKNCWWVAVLTFGEGWHNNHHAYQYSARHGLSWWEIDITWMTIQLLQFLGLATNVKLAPTEKTN, from the coding sequence ATGACTGTTGCCACATCTCAAAAACTACCCCTCGACTGGGCGATTATTCTTTATATGGCTACTATTCACCTAGTAGCATTACTGGCTTTTTTGCCTAGTAATTTCAGTTGGGGAGCAGTTGGGGTTACTCTTTTCCTCTATTGGGTAACGGGAGCCCTCGGTATTACCTTAGGATTCCATCGCTTGGTCACTCATCGGAGTTTTCAAGCACCAAAATGGCTAGAATACTTCCTGGTTTTTTGTGGAACTTTAGCCTGTCAAGGGGGTCCAATTCAGTGGGTTGGATTACACCGAATCCATCATAAATATTCTGATACACAAAACGATCCCCATAATTCTAATTTAGGGTTTTGGTGGAGTCACCTGGGATGGATGCTACATAAAATTCCGGCGGACAATGATGTCCCACGTTATACCCAAGATATTGCAGAAGATCCCTTTTATCAATTCTGTCAAAAATATATGATTTTAATCCAAGTAGCCTTAGGACTATTACTCTATGTTTTGGGAGGATGGTCTTTTGTTATTTGGGGTATTTTTGTCCGTTTAGTTATGGTGTTTCACTTTACTTGGTTTGTCAATAGTGCTACCCACAAATTCGGCTATCAAAGTCATGAATCTGACGATCATTCCAAGAATTGTTGGTGGGTTGCGGTTCTTACCTTTGGGGAAGGTTGGCATAATAATCACCATGCTTATCAATACTCTGCCCGTCATGGGTTATCTTGGTGGGAAATTGATATTACTTGGATGACCATTCAATTATTACAATTCCTTGGCTTAGCCACGAATGTTAAATTAGCCCCAACCGAGAAAACGAATTAA
- a CDS encoding aminotransferase class I/II-fold pyridoxal phosphate-dependent enzyme codes for MNSVTLLQEAEKALLPIFSEIDAQVKYNLKKTLDAFRYHRVGVHHFASVSGYGHDDLGRETLDRVFAQVMGAQAAAVRVQFVSGTHAIACALFGILRPGDEMLAVMGSPYDTLEEVIGLRGSGQGSLKDFNIDYRELPLTDQGNLDWEGLKTAIRDKTRLVLIQRSCGYSWRKSLSIAEIEQIIQIVKQQNPDTICFVDNCYGEFIETLEPTAVGVDLMAGSLIKNPGGTVVTAGGYIAGKKELVEAAACRLTAPGIGTEGGATLDQNRLLFQGLFLAPQMVGEAIKGSHLIAYIFDQLGYPVNPPPLVPRHDIIQAIQLGSPDKLIAFCKAIQGYSPVGSYLDPVPAEMPGYESQLVMAGGTFIDGSTSEFSADGPLREPYIVFCQGGTHWTHVAIALEAAIDAII; via the coding sequence ATGAACAGCGTAACGCTTTTGCAAGAAGCCGAGAAGGCACTTTTACCAATTTTTTCGGAAATTGACGCTCAGGTCAAGTATAATCTCAAAAAAACCTTAGATGCTTTTCGGTATCACCGTGTAGGAGTCCATCACTTTGCTAGTGTTAGCGGCTATGGACACGACGATCTTGGAAGAGAAACCCTAGATCGGGTGTTTGCCCAAGTCATGGGGGCACAAGCAGCAGCGGTTCGAGTACAATTTGTCTCAGGGACTCATGCGATCGCCTGTGCTTTGTTTGGCATACTTCGTCCAGGGGACGAAATGTTAGCCGTGATGGGTTCCCCCTACGACACCCTCGAAGAAGTGATTGGTCTGCGAGGCAGTGGTCAGGGCTCCCTCAAGGATTTTAACATTGATTATCGAGAACTGCCGTTAACGGATCAAGGAAACCTCGATTGGGAAGGGTTGAAAACGGCTATTAGAGATAAGACTCGACTGGTTTTAATTCAACGTTCCTGTGGGTATTCTTGGCGCAAAAGCCTATCCATTGCAGAAATTGAGCAAATTATTCAAATCGTTAAACAGCAAAATCCTGATACGATTTGCTTTGTGGATAATTGTTATGGAGAATTTATTGAAACCCTGGAACCAACAGCCGTTGGGGTTGATCTCATGGCAGGTTCATTAATCAAAAATCCTGGAGGAACTGTAGTGACAGCCGGGGGATATATCGCTGGCAAAAAAGAGCTTGTAGAAGCTGCTGCTTGCCGCTTAACTGCCCCTGGGATTGGTACTGAAGGGGGGGCTACATTAGATCAAAATCGTCTGTTATTTCAGGGATTATTCCTCGCTCCCCAGATGGTAGGAGAAGCCATCAAAGGGAGTCATTTGATTGCGTATATTTTCGATCAATTGGGCTATCCGGTCAATCCTCCCCCCTTGGTTCCCCGTCATGATATTATCCAGGCAATTCAATTGGGTTCTCCTGATAAGCTGATTGCCTTCTGTAAAGCCATTCAAGGCTATTCTCCGGTGGGGTCTTATCTGGACCCCGTTCCTGCCGAAATGCCAGGGTATGAGAGCCAATTAGTCATGGCTGGTGGTACGTTTATTGATGGCAGTACCTCAGAATTTTCGGCTGATGGTCCTTTGCGCGAACCCTATATCGTCTTTTGTCAGGGGGGAACCCATTGGACTCATGTTGCGATCGCCTTAGAAGCAGCTATTGATGCAATAATCTAA
- a CDS encoding IS630 family transposase: protein MILLRELSTETKKLLITISRLSKSPQVRNRSQCIILSYERVSIPQLRKLFRVSEKTIYNWLNRWEAQGLLGLYNEKGRGRKAKLSQEQQEHIKQWVKEEPKNLKKVALKIYQQWKIDVSKETIKRIIKKLNMLWKRMKRGLAKSPEEWELEVKMPKLLELKEQDKKGEIDLRYLDESGFSLMPYIPYAWQEKGSTITLKSSQSKRINVLGLMNRHHELYYEIYSSNINSQVVINFLDKFSQNLSKQTVIIMDQASIHTSDNLLKKLEEWEQRNLKIFWLPTYSPQQNLIEILWKFVKYEWVEVDAYENWTSLLNYLKKVLDNFGQEYVINFV, encoded by the coding sequence ATGATACTTTTGAGAGAACTAAGTACAGAAACTAAGAAACTTTTAATAACAATAAGTCGTTTAAGTAAATCTCCTCAAGTGAGAAATAGATCTCAATGTATAATCTTGAGTTATGAAAGAGTGTCTATTCCTCAATTAAGAAAACTATTTAGAGTGAGTGAAAAAACTATCTATAATTGGCTAAATAGATGGGAAGCCCAAGGATTATTAGGGCTGTATAATGAAAAAGGAAGAGGGAGAAAAGCGAAATTAAGTCAGGAACAACAAGAGCATATAAAGCAATGGGTAAAGGAAGAACCTAAAAACCTCAAAAAAGTTGCCTTAAAAATTTATCAACAGTGGAAAATAGATGTCAGCAAAGAAACCATTAAAAGAATAATAAAAAAGCTGAATATGCTTTGGAAAAGAATGAAAAGAGGACTAGCCAAAAGTCCTGAAGAATGGGAGTTAGAGGTCAAAATGCCTAAGTTGTTGGAACTCAAAGAGCAAGATAAAAAAGGAGAAATAGATTTAAGATATTTGGATGAAAGTGGATTTTCTCTAATGCCATATATTCCTTATGCTTGGCAGGAAAAAGGCTCAACAATAACTCTAAAAAGTTCTCAAAGTAAAAGAATAAATGTGTTAGGATTAATGAATCGTCATCATGAACTTTACTACGAAATTTACTCAAGCAATATTAATAGTCAAGTCGTGATTAACTTTTTGGATAAATTTAGCCAAAACCTATCCAAACAAACGGTAATTATTATGGATCAAGCGTCAATTCATACCAGCGATAATCTGCTCAAAAAGCTAGAAGAATGGGAGCAAAGAAATTTAAAAATATTCTGGTTGCCTACTTACTCACCTCAGCAAAATTTAATTGAAATTTTATGGAAATTTGTTAAATATGAGTGGGTTGAAGTTGATGCTTATGAGAATTGGACAAGCTTACTTAATTATCTTAAAAAAGTGCTTGATAATTTTGGTCAAGAATATGTAATTAATTTTGTTTAG